Genomic DNA from Archangium lipolyticum:
GCGTTGTACACGCGAGTGAGGATGATCTCCCGGTCGGTGGTGCTCACTACGTCGCGCTTCATGTCGATCATCGCTTCCGTCCTCTCATGGGTGGGTGATGGCGGCTTGTAGGGGGCTACTTCTTGGGACCGGGCCCGGGCTCCTGGCTCTCCAACTCCTGCAGGTAGTCTCCGAGCCGGTCGAGGCTCTCGTCGAAGAAGCGGCGGTAGTGCTCCAGCCACGCCGCCACGTCCCGTAGCGGCTCGCCCTCCAGCCGGCACGGGCGCCACTGCGCCTCGCGGCCGCGCGAGATGAGCCCCGCGTTCTCCAGCACCTTGAGGTGCTTGGAGACCGCCGGGAGGCTCATGTCGAAGGGCGCCGCGAGCTCGCCCACCGTCGCCTCCCCCTTCGCCAACCGAGCGAGGATGGCGCGGCGCGTCGGGTCGGCGAGCGCGGCGAACGTGGTGCTTAGTCGATCTGGGGCCATGGAGCATTGAACCAATTGGTTAATTATCCTTTTGGTTAAATAGTCGCGAGACCCTTCGACGTCAAGTGAGAACCCTCGAGGTAGAGCGCGAGCGGGGACCCGGGGGCTTGCTGATTCACCCGCTCCACGGCACGGACACGTGGTAGCCGAAGATCATGAGGCGGGGCTCCGGCCGTCTACGCGTGGACCCCGGCACCCAGGTGCATGAAGAAGGAAGAGGATTGGATTCATGGATGAGAAGACAGTCGTCACGACTCTCGCGTCGGTCTTGCTCGCCGTCTCGGGCTACCTCGCGGCACATGCGAGCAAGCTTCGTCTCGACCAACGAACCAGCCAGTTGAATCGAATCAACACACAGCTCTCCGATTTCTATGGCCCCCTCCTCGCGCTCGGGAGTGCGACATCAACGGCGTGGCTGCAATTCCGGAAGAAATACCGTCCTGGAAGGGCCTTCTTTGGCGAAGGGGCACCACCGACAGAGCAGGAGCTGGTTGCATGGCGGACCTGGATGAAGGAGGTCTTCATGCCCAGCAACCTGCGCATGGCCGAGCTGGTCACCACGAAGAGCGATCTGCTCATCGAAGATCACATCCCTCCATGCCTCCTGACGCTCTGTGCCCACGTCGCCGCGTATCAAGCCGTCA
This window encodes:
- a CDS encoding ArsR/SmtB family transcription factor; translation: MAPDRLSTTFAALADPTRRAILARLAKGEATVGELAAPFDMSLPAVSKHLKVLENAGLISRGREAQWRPCRLEGEPLRDVAAWLEHYRRFFDESLDRLGDYLQELESQEPGPGPKK